The DNA segment TCAGCAAGCGAAAAGGCACCACCAATGCCACATTTACCGTGCGTAAGGTCTCCTATGGGGTGGGGGTGGAACGGGTATTCCCCTTGAATTCACCGAGCATTGACAAAATCGAAGTCGTGGCCCACGGGCGGGTGCGGCGCTCCAAGATTTACTATTTGAGAAATCTCAAGGGCAAGGCCGCCCGGATCAAAGAGCTCAGGCGATAACGACGGCCTTTTACGAAGCCGTCATTTTTGAACCCGGCAGACAAGTGGACAAATCCAAATGGCGCCGGATCAATGGATGCATGAATATCAGGCCCGGCAGCGCGGTTACAATCGCATCGCCGGAATTGATGAAGTGGGCCGCGGGCCGCTGGCGGGTCCGGTGGTGGCGGCGGCTGTCATCCTGCCGGAAGCGCTGCCGGATTTGGGCATTACGGATTCCAAGCGGCTTTCCGCCAAAAAGCGGGAGGCCGTTTATGAGGCGGTTTATCAGCAAGCCAGCGCAATCGGCGTGGGGCTTGTGGATGCGGTTGAAATTGACCGGATCAATATCCTGCAGGCCGCTTTTACCGCCATGGCCATGGCGCTTTACAATCTCTCGCCGAAACCGGACTTCATTCTTGTCGACGGCAATCAGGCATTGCCGGTGGATGTGCCGCAGGAAACCATTATCAAGGGCGACCAGTTAAGCATCTCCATCGCGGCCGCCTCCATTGTCGCCAAAGTCACCCGTGACCGGATGATGGATGTCTATGACATGGATTATCCGGAGTATGATTTTGCCGCAAACAAGGGCTATCCCACCCAGGCCCATAAATCCGCCATCGAGGCATACGGGGCGTCGCCCATCCATCGCATGAGTTTTAAAGGGGTGGCCGCTTTCTCTTCTCAATAGCTACGGGTATCCCCATCAGATGTTAAACCGCAGACAAAAACTGGGCCAAACCGGGGAAGCGATGGCCGAGCGGCATCTCAGGAAAAACGGATATCAGATCCTTGAGCGCAATTACCGGAACAAGCTGGGCGAAATCGATTTAATCGCAAAGGATGACGGCACCCTGGTTTTTGTCGAAGTAAAGACAAGGCGTTCGGATACCTACGGCAGCCCGCGGCTGGCCATAACGCCCCAAAAACAGAAAAAACTCTCCATCACCGCGCTCGCCTATCTTAAACAGACCCGGCAGCTCAACTCTAAGGCCCGGTTTGATGTGGTTTTGATCAATACCGCCGTCAATCCGCCGGAAATCGAAACCATTCAGAACGCCTTCTGGCTCTGTTATGACTGAGCACCCCACAGGTACCGCCCCGGGCATTATCTATATCGTGGCCACCCCCATCGGCAATCTGTCAGATATTACCCTGCGGGCACTGGACGTGCTAAAGACAGTGGATCTGATCGCCGCGGAGGATACCCGCCATACCCGGAAATTGCTGTCGCATTACGGAATCTCCGCAAAGCTCATCTCCTGCAATGAGCATAATGAGCGCAAACGGGCCGAGGAGCTTGTTCAAAGATTGACTGCCGGGGCCTCAGTGGCGCTTCTGTCTGATGCCGGCACACCGGCCGTATCCGACCCGGGCTATCGGGTGCTTACGGCCGCTATCGCGGCAAATATCCGGATTGTTCCCATCCCGGGCCCTTCGGCGGCTGTGGCCGCATTGAGCGCCTCAGGTCTTGCCTCTGACACCTTTCTGTTTGTGGGGTTTCTGCCGCACAAATCCGCGAAACGGCTTGCCCGGCTAAAACAGCTTGCGAATGTACATGCCACCGTTATATTCTATGAGTCCCCCAATCGGATTATTGGACTTTTGCAGGAGGTTGCGGCGGTTTGGGGCAATCGGCCGGTGGTTTTGGCCCGCGAGATGACCAAGCGTTATGAGGAGTTTATCCGGGGCCGGGTTGAGGATGTCAAGATCGATCTGGAGAGCCGCTCAGATATCAAGGGTGAAATTACTCTCCTGGTCTCCGGTCAGGAATCAGCGGCGGAAGATTTTACGGAGGCGGTCAAAGAGGAGATCGGTGCGGCCTTAAGAGACGGTGCCACGGGCACCGCCCGTCTTTCCCGGGACCTGGCCGGCCGTTACGGCATGCCCAAAAATCAGGTTTATGAAATGATCCTTCAAATGAAATCGGAAATGAACGAAGAAAGTGGCGAGAAAGGAGATGGAGCCAATGGATAAGCTGGATGCCATATTTTCACCCGAATCGGTCGCCGTGGTGGGCGCCTCGTCAACCCCCGGCAAAGTGGGGCATGACATTTTTGCCAATGTGCTGCGCGGCGAGTATAAAGGAACCCTGTATCCGGTCAACCCCAAGGCGCGCTCCATTTTAAGCGTTCGCTGCTATCCCACGGTCAAGGATATTCCGGACCCCATTGATCTGGCCATGCTTATTCTACCCCCGAAAGTTGCGCTTCAGGCGGTGGATGACTGTATTGATAAGGGGGTTCGCGGGATTGTAATCGTCTCCGCCGGCTTCAAGGAAGTCGGCGGTGAAGGCGCTCAGATTGAGGAGCAAATTGCAGCCAAATGCCAGGCCGCCGGGGTGCCCCTCATCGGCCCCAACTGCCTGGGTGTTATCAATCCCAGCCTGGATGTCCGTTTGAATGCCAGCTTCTCCACCCGGATTCCGCATAAGGGCAATATTTCTTTTATCTCCCAGAGCGGCGCGCTTTGCACCGCGGTGCTTGATTTTGCCGCGGACCGGGGCTTCGGGTTTTCAAAGTTTGTCTCCATCGGAAACAAGGCGGATGTGGAGGAACTCGACCTCTTGAAATACTATCACAAGGATCCTGAGACCCATGTGATCATGGTCTATATGGAAGAGCTCCGCATGCGGGAGAATTTCATCGAAGAGGTAAAGGAAATTACCTCCGGCGACCGGCCCACGCCCATTCTGGTGATCAAATCCGGCAAGACCGCGGCCGGCGCCAAGGCGGCGGCATCGCACACCGGGTCCTTAGCCGGCACAGAGGCCGTATATAATGCCATTTTTAATCAGGCAGGGATCATCCGGGTAGACACTGTGGATGATCTGTTCGATTATGCCGAGGCTTTTTCCGCCCGGCGGATGCCCACCGGCAATCGGGTGGCCATTATCACCAATGCAGGCGGTCCGGGAATCATTGCAACGGATATGACCGAGGTGTCCGGACTCAGCCTGGCAAAGTTTTCCCAAAAAACCGATGAGGCCCTGCGCCAGCATCTGCCGCCCACGGCCAATTTCAATAACCCGGTGGATGTGATTGGGGATGCCTCCAAAGACCGGTACGAGCATGCCCTGGAGGCGGTGATTAAAGACAATGGGGTGGACGGGGTGCTCATGATTTTAACGCCCCAGTCCATGACCGATGCCATCGGCACCGCAGAAGCCATCGTGAATGCCTATCAGAAGACTAAGAAGCCGATTGTCTGCAGTTTCATGGGCGTCGTGGACGTATCGGCCGGCGTCAAGCATTTGCAGGAGCACCATGTGCCCGTCTACCGCTTTCCGGAAAATGCGGCCCGGGCCATGGGAAAACTCTATGAGGCCACGCGCTGGCTGAAGCGCCGGATTCTGCCGCCCTATGATATCGACTTTGATTCGAAAAAGGCGCGCGAGATTGTGGATGATTGCCTGACATCCGGCAAAGCCATACTCGGCGAATATGACGGTGCCCCGCTTTTGGAATGCTATGGTTTTAAGACATGTTCCATGAAGCTTGCCCAGACGGCCAGGGAGGCCGGCCAGGTTGCGGATGACATGGGATATCCGGTGGTGCTCAAGGTGTTTTCCCAGCAGATTCTCCATAAATCCGATGCCGGCGGGGTCAAGGTGAATCTTAAAACAAAGGAAGCGGTGCAGAACGGGTTTACCGAAATTCTTGAAAACGCCATGACCTATGCCCCGGATGCGGAAATTGACGGGGTGCTGGTTCAGAAAATGGCGCCTCCCGGCGAGGAGGTGATCCTTGGCGTGAACCGGTATCCGGGCTTCGGTCATCTTATCATGTTCGGCTTCGGCGGGATTTATGTTGAGCTTTTCAAAAACGTGGTCTTTCGGCTGGCGCCCATCGGCCGGAACAATGCCCGCCGTATGATCCGCAGCATCAAGGGCTATGAGTTGCTGACCGGCTTTCGCGGAAAACCCCAGGCGGATATCGAGGAGATCGAACGGCTGCTGGTGGGATTGTCCCAGCTCGTGACCGATAACCCCGAGATCAAGGAGCTCGATATCAACCCGCTGTTTGTCCATGAAGAGGGGGCCGGCGCCACCGTGGCAGACATTATCATTACCCTGGAGCCCGATGAGTCATAGGGCGCCCGCGCGGGATAGAAGCTAAAAGAAACTTAATGATATAAATTTGCTAAATATTCAATCTCTGCTGATTCGTACTCGTGCTCGTACTCGTAATCGGCTTTTAATTTTTTCTATCTATTTTTCAGGCGGGCACGGTGGCCCGCCCTACGAATGGGGAAAAACCCGATTCATCGTAGGGTCGGCCACCGTGCCGACCATAAATTCTTGATTTCATTAACCTTACACCTTAAACCCTATACCTTAAACCGTGAAGTTACTTAGAAGAAGATGAAGAAGTGAAAACCCCCCGGCTTTATCCAGTGATCCGTCCGGTCCCCACCGCCGGCCGAAATCTTTCCGGAAAAGCACAGGTGGACTTTTTAAGAGGATATGCCCGGCAGGCGGTGGCCCATTCAGCCAAATTGCACGGCTTATCCATTCGATCATTTGACACAGACCCAAGCGGTGCTCCGATACCTGTTGACGGTATCTACTGGTCGCTCAGCCATAAACCCGACTATGTCGCCGGTGTTGCCGCCAAACACCCCACAGGAATTGATGTTGAGAAAATCCGGCCGGTTGAAAACAGGCTGTTTGATCGGGTGATCAATGCATCCGAGCGAAAATTACTGGATGCGGACCCAAACTTCCTATTTTTCCGCTTCTGGACCGCCAAAGAGGTTGTTTTAAAACGGATGGGCGTGGGTCTTGCCGGTCTTTCCAAATGCCGGGTACGGCGGATCATCGATGACTCTCAGCTAGTTGTCGATTATCAGGCAGACAGTTTTACAGTGACCCAGACCTTTTTCGATAACCATATCGCCGCTGTTTTAAAGACGGCTCAGGATACCATCGAATGGCACCTAAATTGATTATCGAATGGCACCTAAATCGGGTTAAACCTAACCTGAATGGGTTGCGCAGGATCGTGCGTGATAAAAGAGGTAATGTATGAAAAAAGCCATAAGCGCTGCATTGACCGCCGTGTTCCTTTTTTTCGGATGCTCGGCATTTAGTCCGGGCGTAAACAGCGGGGACGGCAATAGGGTTTTGTTCGGAAATATTTACGGCACCGTTACAGACGGCCAAACCGGCAACCCTGTGCCCGATGCGCTGATTTATGTGACGGATCAGCCAGTGCGCTTTGTATCGGAAAAAACAGATGGCGCGGTGTTATCCGATCAGGGCTGGATTCGCGTGCCGCCGCCTGAACCCGCGATCCGCCGTGCCACCAGTCAGCCGGATGGCTCCTATATGGTCAACCGGATTCCGTTAAATGAAAAATATGGGCTGTATACGTTGGTGATAAAGGCAGAAGGCTTTGATAATACCGTCATTGATCAGGCGCCGGTGCTGCCCGGGGCCTCAATGGCCTTAAATATCAACTGCCGGCTGACGCGAACCGGTAGGGCCCATTTAATCCGGGTATTCAAGGGGCATGAAAATGTGGATATCAACTACAGCGATGAATTAAAACAGCCGCCGCAATAAAGCCGCATTTGAGTTGTCATGGACGGCACCAGTCAATAAAAAATTGCCTTATCCGGGGAAGATCGTATTAACCTAAATGGGGGCTGAATGAACCGCTTTTTATTACTTGCTGTTATCCCAGGCATCTTTTGCCTTTTATTGGCTGCTGCATCACCAGCATGGTCGGAAAACGATGATGGCCGGGTTTTTTATGGTAATGTTTACGGGACCATCCAATCGGCTGCATCAGATACCCCGATATCCGGGGTCGGGGTGTATATCTGCGACGTGCCCCTCACCAAAGCTGCCGAATATCATCAGGATGCGGTGCAATCAAACATCGGTCGGGTGATTCTGCCGGATTCAGCCGCGGCTGTTCGAAGCGGCCGGAGCGCATCCGACGGCACCTATCTGGTAAATAACATTCCGGTAAACGGCAATGCCCAAACCTATACCGTGCTCATTTGCCCGGAGAATGCGGCGACGGT comes from the Desulfobacterales bacterium genome and includes:
- the rplS gene encoding 50S ribosomal protein L19; this encodes MEKIKQLEKEQLRLDYPEFFPGDTVRVHVRIREGEKERVQVFKGVVISKRKGTTNATFTVRKVSYGVGVERVFPLNSPSIDKIEVVAHGRVRRSKIYYLRNLKGKAARIKELRR
- a CDS encoding ribonuclease HII; protein product: MAPDQWMHEYQARQRGYNRIAGIDEVGRGPLAGPVVAAAVILPEALPDLGITDSKRLSAKKREAVYEAVYQQASAIGVGLVDAVEIDRINILQAAFTAMAMALYNLSPKPDFILVDGNQALPVDVPQETIIKGDQLSISIAAASIVAKVTRDRMMDVYDMDYPEYDFAANKGYPTQAHKSAIEAYGASPIHRMSFKGVAAFSSQ
- a CDS encoding YraN family protein — encoded protein: MLNRRQKLGQTGEAMAERHLRKNGYQILERNYRNKLGEIDLIAKDDGTLVFVEVKTRRSDTYGSPRLAITPQKQKKLSITALAYLKQTRQLNSKARFDVVLINTAVNPPEIETIQNAFWLCYD
- the rsmI gene encoding 16S rRNA (cytidine(1402)-2'-O)-methyltransferase, producing the protein MTEHPTGTAPGIIYIVATPIGNLSDITLRALDVLKTVDLIAAEDTRHTRKLLSHYGISAKLISCNEHNERKRAEELVQRLTAGASVALLSDAGTPAVSDPGYRVLTAAIAANIRIVPIPGPSAAVAALSASGLASDTFLFVGFLPHKSAKRLARLKQLANVHATVIFYESPNRIIGLLQEVAAVWGNRPVVLAREMTKRYEEFIRGRVEDVKIDLESRSDIKGEITLLVSGQESAAEDFTEAVKEEIGAALRDGATGTARLSRDLAGRYGMPKNQVYEMILQMKSEMNEESGEKGDGANG
- a CDS encoding acetate--CoA ligase family protein; this encodes MDKLDAIFSPESVAVVGASSTPGKVGHDIFANVLRGEYKGTLYPVNPKARSILSVRCYPTVKDIPDPIDLAMLILPPKVALQAVDDCIDKGVRGIVIVSAGFKEVGGEGAQIEEQIAAKCQAAGVPLIGPNCLGVINPSLDVRLNASFSTRIPHKGNISFISQSGALCTAVLDFAADRGFGFSKFVSIGNKADVEELDLLKYYHKDPETHVIMVYMEELRMRENFIEEVKEITSGDRPTPILVIKSGKTAAGAKAAASHTGSLAGTEAVYNAIFNQAGIIRVDTVDDLFDYAEAFSARRMPTGNRVAIITNAGGPGIIATDMTEVSGLSLAKFSQKTDEALRQHLPPTANFNNPVDVIGDASKDRYEHALEAVIKDNGVDGVLMILTPQSMTDAIGTAEAIVNAYQKTKKPIVCSFMGVVDVSAGVKHLQEHHVPVYRFPENAARAMGKLYEATRWLKRRILPPYDIDFDSKKAREIVDDCLTSGKAILGEYDGAPLLECYGFKTCSMKLAQTAREAGQVADDMGYPVVLKVFSQQILHKSDAGGVKVNLKTKEAVQNGFTEILENAMTYAPDAEIDGVLVQKMAPPGEEVILGVNRYPGFGHLIMFGFGGIYVELFKNVVFRLAPIGRNNARRMIRSIKGYELLTGFRGKPQADIEEIERLLVGLSQLVTDNPEIKELDINPLFVHEEGAGATVADIIITLEPDES
- a CDS encoding 4'-phosphopantetheinyl transferase superfamily protein produces the protein MKTPRLYPVIRPVPTAGRNLSGKAQVDFLRGYARQAVAHSAKLHGLSIRSFDTDPSGAPIPVDGIYWSLSHKPDYVAGVAAKHPTGIDVEKIRPVENRLFDRVINASERKLLDADPNFLFFRFWTAKEVVLKRMGVGLAGLSKCRVRRIIDDSQLVVDYQADSFTVTQTFFDNHIAAVLKTAQDTIEWHLN
- a CDS encoding carboxypeptidase-like regulatory domain-containing protein, yielding MKKAISAALTAVFLFFGCSAFSPGVNSGDGNRVLFGNIYGTVTDGQTGNPVPDALIYVTDQPVRFVSEKTDGAVLSDQGWIRVPPPEPAIRRATSQPDGSYMVNRIPLNEKYGLYTLVIKAEGFDNTVIDQAPVLPGASMALNINCRLTRTGRAHLIRVFKGHENVDINYSDELKQPPQ